One genomic segment of Ignavibacteriota bacterium includes these proteins:
- a CDS encoding 4-hydroxy-3-methylbut-2-enyl diphosphate reductase, translated as MKNFEIPVYYKSSIIQKIKELRKSKDHYKKDFSPTILKFENIQIYLARHFGFCYGVENAIEIAYKTIEENPGKRIFLLSEMIHNPGVNADLQTNGIEFILDTYGNQIIDWDEITENDIVIIPAFGTTLETEEILRKRKIDTLKYNTTCPFVEKVWKKSHQLGKENYTVIIHGKAKHEETKATFSHAKANTPSVIIRNIEETKILSKIILGEIDKTEFYKYFEGKFSQGFDVEKDLLKIGVVNQTTMLASETQDIADCLKETMIKKYGKENIDFHFADTRDTLCYATNDNQQATIELLKENVDLAIVVGGYNSSNTSHIVELLEEKFKTYFISNESKLISKNLIHHFDYGTKTEISTENFLPEKEMIKIIITSGASCPDSVVESVMLKLLGFYKIENPIEKIFSQFS; from the coding sequence ATGAAAAATTTTGAAATTCCGGTTTATTATAAAAGTTCAATAATTCAAAAAATTAAGGAACTGAGAAAAAGTAAAGATCATTACAAAAAAGATTTTAGCCCAACAATTTTAAAATTTGAAAATATCCAAATTTATTTAGCACGCCATTTCGGATTTTGTTACGGCGTAGAAAATGCTATAGAAATTGCATATAAAACAATTGAAGAAAATCCCGGTAAAAGAATTTTTCTATTAAGTGAAATGATTCATAATCCCGGAGTTAACGCCGATTTACAAACCAATGGAATTGAATTTATTCTTGATACTTATGGAAATCAAATTATAGATTGGGATGAAATAACTGAAAATGATATTGTAATAATTCCCGCTTTTGGAACAACTTTAGAAACAGAAGAAATTTTACGCAAAAGAAAAATTGATACTTTAAAGTATAACACGACTTGTCCCTTTGTAGAAAAAGTTTGGAAAAAATCTCATCAATTGGGAAAGGAAAATTACACCGTAATAATACATGGAAAAGCAAAACACGAAGAGACAAAAGCAACTTTTTCACACGCAAAAGCAAACACGCCAAGCGTAATTATTAGAAATATTGAAGAAACGAAAATTTTATCAAAAATAATTTTAGGTGAAATTGATAAAACTGAATTTTACAAATATTTTGAAGGGAAATTTTCTCAAGGATTTGATGTTGAAAAAGATTTGTTAAAAATTGGTGTTGTAAATCAAACAACAATGCTGGCTTCAGAAACACAAGATATTGCCGATTGCTTAAAAGAAACAATGATCAAAAAATACGGAAAAGAAAATATAGATTTTCATTTTGCAGATACGAGAGATACTTTGTGTTATGCAACAAATGATAATCAGCAAGCCACAATTGAATTGTTAAAAGAAAATGTAGATTTGGCAATTGTCGTTGGCGGATACAACAGCTCAAATACATCCCACATTGTTGAATTGCTTGAAGAAAAATTTAAGACATATTTTATTTCGAATGAATCAAAATTAATTTCAAAAAATTTAATTCATCATTTTGATTACGGTACCAAAACAGAAATTTCTACCGAGAATTTTTTACCGGAAAAAGAAATGATAAAAATTATAATTACAAGCGGCGCTTCTTGTCCGGATTCTGTTGTGGAATCTGTGATGTTGAAATTATTAGGTTTCTACAAAATTGAAAATCCTATAGAAAAAATATTTTCTCAATTTAGTTAA
- a CDS encoding DUF2911 domain-containing protein, with the protein MKHLNKILIIFFLFGLTIIAQNNPPRLSPKCYVGQTIGYTNVEIKYGSPGVKERKIWGELVPYNKVWRTGADEATTIEFENDVIIKNKIIPAGIYSLFTIPNEKEWTIILNKVYDQWGAFKYDPKEDFYRFKATPKQNEFTERLKFSFYYKEPYITEVSIRWEKVKVAFEINSEIKK; encoded by the coding sequence ATGAAACACTTAAATAAAATTCTGATAATCTTCTTTTTGTTCGGTTTAACAATAATTGCACAAAATAATCCGCCAAGATTAAGTCCTAAATGTTATGTGGGACAAACAATTGGTTATACAAATGTAGAGATAAAATACGGATCGCCGGGAGTTAAAGAACGTAAAATTTGGGGCGAACTTGTTCCTTATAATAAAGTTTGGAGAACCGGCGCAGACGAAGCTACAACTATTGAATTTGAAAATGATGTAATTATAAAAAATAAAATAATTCCCGCCGGAATTTATTCATTGTTCACAATTCCAAATGAAAAAGAATGGACAATTATTCTTAACAAAGTTTATGATCAATGGGGAGCTTTCAAATATGATCCGAAAGAAGATTTTTATCGATTTAAAGCAACTCCAAAGCAAAATGAATTTACCGAAAGATTAAAATTTAGTTTCTATTATAAAGAACCTTATATTACTGAAGTTAGTATCAGATGGGAAAAAGTAAAAGTAGCGTTTGAAATTAATTCAGAAATAAAAAAGTAA
- a CDS encoding 1-aminocyclopropane-1-carboxylate deaminase/D-cysteine desulfhydrase has translation MKENDIYEIIEKNITEDATVLQKIELPNIQKNVNVFLKREDLTHPVISGNKWRKLKYNLIYAKENEYKTLLSFGGAYSNHIHAFSKAGELFGFNTIGIIRGEETLPLNSTLSSAKESGMKIEYVSRTDYRKKRESDFIENLKEKFGDFYLVPEGGTNNLAIKGCTEIINNINIDFDYVVSACGTGGTLSGLICGLNGNKKVLGIPALKGADFLNNEIENYVYNYTGKYFDNWELKLDFHFGGFAKIDKPLFMFMREFEKINQIKIEPIYTAKMLFAVKSLIENNEIPENSTVIALHTGGLQGKSGMQQKINKILS, from the coding sequence ATGAAAGAAAATGATATTTACGAAATAATCGAAAAAAATATTACTGAAGACGCAACCGTATTACAAAAAATTGAATTGCCGAATATTCAAAAAAATGTTAATGTATTTTTAAAACGCGAAGATTTAACACATCCGGTAATTTCCGGAAATAAGTGGAGAAAATTAAAATATAATTTAATTTACGCTAAAGAAAATGAATACAAAACTTTGCTTTCGTTCGGCGGAGCTTATTCAAATCACATTCATGCATTTTCTAAAGCGGGAGAATTATTTGGATTTAACACAATCGGAATTATTAGAGGAGAAGAAACTTTACCTTTAAATTCAACACTTTCTTCAGCAAAAGAAAGCGGAATGAAAATAGAATATGTTTCAAGAACTGATTATAGAAAAAAACGTGAAAGTGATTTCATCGAAAATCTAAAAGAAAAGTTTGGCGATTTTTATTTAGTTCCCGAAGGCGGAACAAATAATCTAGCAATTAAAGGTTGTACGGAAATTATAAACAATATTAATATCGATTTTGATTATGTGGTTTCGGCATGCGGAACCGGAGGGACTTTATCCGGTTTAATTTGCGGATTAAACGGCAATAAAAAAGTTTTAGGAATTCCGGCTTTAAAGGGCGCAGATTTTCTTAACAATGAAATTGAAAATTATGTTTATAATTACACCGGAAAATATTTTGATAATTGGGAATTAAAATTGGATTTTCACTTTGGCGGTTTTGCTAAAATTGATAAACCTTTATTCATGTTTATGCGTGAGTTTGAAAAAATAAATCAAATTAAAATTGAACCAATTTATACCGCAAAAATGTTGTTCGCAGTAAAATCATTAATTGAAAATAATGAGATTCCGGAAAACTCAACGGTTATTGCTTTACATACCGGAGGTTTGCAAGGTAAATCCGGAATGCAGCAAAAAATAAATAAAATTTTATCATAA
- a CDS encoding amidohydrolase, with the protein MLRIGKFLLLTIIIFQMTNCSNNSKIADLVLLNGNIITVDSANTISQAIAISGDTIFAIGKNEEIKNLIGSSTKVIDIKGQTAIPGFIESHAHFISTGEALLELDLSSAKNWDEIIQLAKNAAEKSKMGEWIIGRGWHQEKWNSIPEDAVEGFPTHKKLSEAIPNNPIIFSHASGHAIFANAKAMEISNVTNETQNPAGGIIIKDKNGFPTGIFLEDAEKLITKKYNEDLNKKSKRELKDEIKKAIKLANDECLKNGITTFHDAGESFESLNIIKNMVENNEIDIRLYVMLGENYIALKDSLRKYFTIGYSNNHLTVRSIKLYMDGALGSRGAWLFEPYSDMPNQYGMNTTSLDEINSICKIAAEKDFQICTHAIGDKANRATLDVYENIFKNYSHKTFRWRIEHAQHLHPNDISRFNKLGVIAAMQGIHCTSDAPFVEKRLGKDRAESGAYVWKSLINFGAIICNGTDSPVEKLNPIKNFYATVTRKTNDGNLFNENQKMNRLEALKSYTINGAFAAYEENIKGSLEIGKLADIAILSQDLLNISDDEILNTEIIYTIVGGKILYERK; encoded by the coding sequence ATGTTAAGAATTGGAAAATTTCTTTTACTAACAATTATAATTTTTCAAATGACAAACTGCTCAAACAATAGTAAAATTGCGGATTTGGTTTTGTTGAACGGAAATATAATTACTGTTGATTCCGCAAATACTATTTCTCAAGCAATCGCAATTTCCGGCGATACAATTTTTGCAATTGGAAAAAATGAAGAAATAAAAAACCTAATTGGCTCATCAACAAAAGTAATTGATATAAAAGGACAAACAGCAATTCCCGGATTTATTGAAAGTCATGCACATTTTATTTCCACCGGTGAAGCTTTATTGGAATTGGATTTATCAAGCGCAAAAAATTGGGATGAAATAATTCAGCTTGCAAAAAATGCTGCGGAAAAATCTAAAATGGGTGAATGGATTATTGGAAGAGGATGGCATCAAGAAAAATGGAATTCAATTCCCGAAGATGCTGTTGAAGGCTTTCCCACACATAAAAAATTAAGTGAAGCTATTCCAAATAATCCAATAATATTTTCTCACGCAAGCGGTCACGCAATTTTTGCAAATGCAAAAGCGATGGAAATTTCCAATGTAACAAATGAAACTCAAAATCCAGCTGGTGGAATAATAATAAAAGATAAAAATGGTTTTCCGACCGGAATATTTTTAGAAGATGCAGAAAAATTAATTACAAAAAAATACAATGAAGATTTGAACAAAAAATCTAAGCGAGAATTAAAAGATGAAATTAAAAAAGCAATAAAATTAGCAAATGATGAATGTTTGAAAAATGGAATTACAACTTTTCATGATGCCGGAGAATCTTTTGAAAGTTTGAACATTATAAAAAACATGGTTGAAAATAACGAAATTGATATTCGTTTGTATGTTATGCTGGGAGAAAATTATATTGCACTAAAAGATTCTTTAAGAAAATATTTTACAATCGGTTACTCAAATAATCATTTAACTGTCCGCTCAATAAAACTTTATATGGATGGCGCCTTAGGTTCGCGTGGAGCTTGGCTGTTTGAACCTTATTCGGATATGCCGAATCAATATGGAATGAATACAACAAGTTTGGATGAAATAAATTCAATCTGTAAAATTGCCGCAGAAAAAGATTTTCAAATTTGTACTCACGCAATTGGTGATAAAGCAAATCGTGCCACTTTAGATGTTTACGAAAACATTTTTAAAAATTATTCACATAAAACTTTTAGATGGAGAATTGAACACGCTCAACATTTACATCCAAATGATATTTCAAGATTTAATAAACTCGGAGTAATTGCGGCAATGCAAGGGATTCATTGTACATCCGATGCACCATTTGTTGAAAAAAGATTAGGAAAAGATAGGGCAGAATCCGGAGCTTACGTTTGGAAATCTTTAATAAATTTCGGAGCAATTATTTGTAACGGAACAGATTCGCCGGTTGAAAAATTAAATCCAATAAAAAATTTCTATGCAACTGTAACTAGAAAAACAAATGATGGAAATTTATTTAATGAAAATCAAAAAATGAATAGATTGGAAGCTTTAAAATCTTACACAATTAACGGAGCTTTTGCAGCTTACGAAGAAAATATAAAAGGAAGTTTAGAAATCGGGAAACTTGCGGATATTGCAATTTTATCTCAAGATTTGCTAAACATTTCTGATGACGAAATTCTAAATACTGAAATTATTTACACAATTGTGGGCGGTAAAATTTTGTATGAAAGAAAATGA